The following coding sequences lie in one Candidatus Neptunochlamydia sp. REUL1 genomic window:
- a CDS encoding IS6 family transposase has product MILLCVRWYLRYCLSYRNLEGMMNERGLKIDHTTIYRWVQLYGAELKKKLRTFVKRPNDSWRVDETYIKIKGIWYYLYRAIDSNGETIDFYLSERRDAPAALTIFKKLAKAGEPRVINVDKHASYPPAFSFMQEEGIFKETNLRKVKYLNNLLEQDHRNVKRQYHFSMGYHSLETARNTIDGIESMHMIFKGQIEVISGGNAYDVKTFIESLFQGNELAA; this is encoded by the coding sequence ATCATTTTGCTATGCGTAAGATGGTATTTACGTTACTGTCTGAGCTATAGAAACTTGGAAGGGATGATGAATGAGCGTGGATTGAAGATCGATCACACCACGATTTATCGATGGGTTCAGCTTTATGGAGCTGAACTTAAAAAAAAGCTTCGAACTTTTGTAAAAAGACCCAACGATTCATGGAGAGTCGATGAAACCTACATCAAGATCAAAGGAATTTGGTACTACCTCTACAGAGCAATAGATTCGAATGGAGAAACAATCGATTTTTACTTAAGCGAAAGAAGGGACGCCCCTGCAGCGCTCACTATCTTCAAAAAATTAGCAAAAGCAGGAGAGCCGCGGGTTATTAATGTAGATAAGCATGCGTCTTATCCTCCAGCTTTTTCCTTTATGCAAGAAGAAGGTATTTTCAAGGAAACAAACCTCAGAAAAGTCAAATATCTTAATAACCTTCTGGAACAAGACCATAGAAATGTGAAAAGGCAATATCACTTTTCTATGGGATATCACAGCCTAGAAACGGCTAGGAATACAATAGATGGAATCGAGTCGATGCATATGATTTTCAAAGGACAAATTGAAGTGATATCGGGTGGAAATGCCTATGACGTAAAAACATTTATTGAAAGTTTATTTCAAGGGAACGAACTAGCAGCTTAA
- a CDS encoding GNAT family N-acetyltransferase, protein MEPVSSNQPNPPSINDNSLVSKHFDQKRITDIFNVEKCVQAINKGRDSLEQQGLVLKTITDADFDKIDPLVQEYEKEFAPLTKSTPKADGRYELDTPWTDPNCGIYLMKQDKVIGFCTIEICDDNLLDVGEFFIIKSERRKGYGKEFAHAIFAAFPSRWQVREIEAAKSAQDFWLITIREYTNNDFENAMASDDFWGNIHKQTFNSFSSSPQILLETTQKI, encoded by the coding sequence ATGGAACCTGTAAGTAGCAATCAGCCAAATCCTCCATCCATAAACGATAACTCTTTAGTGAGTAAGCATTTTGATCAAAAAAGGATTACAGACATTTTTAATGTTGAAAAGTGTGTCCAGGCCATAAATAAAGGTAGAGATTCCTTGGAACAGCAAGGTCTTGTATTAAAAACCATAACAGATGCTGATTTTGACAAGATCGATCCACTCGTCCAAGAATACGAGAAGGAGTTTGCCCCTTTGACAAAGAGCACTCCTAAAGCAGATGGAAGATATGAATTGGATACTCCCTGGACAGATCCTAATTGTGGGATCTATTTAATGAAACAAGATAAAGTCATTGGATTTTGCACTATAGAAATTTGTGATGACAACCTCCTTGATGTGGGTGAATTTTTTATCATAAAAAGTGAGAGACGAAAAGGTTATGGAAAAGAGTTTGCTCATGCTATTTTTGCTGCATTTCCAAGTAGATGGCAAGTACGCGAAATTGAAGCAGCAAAGAGTGCGCAAGATTTCTGGCTTATAACAATTCGTGAGTATACAAATAATGATTTCGAAAATGCAATGGCATCCGATGACTTCTGGGGCAATATCCATAAACAAACATTCAACTCTTTTTCTAGTTCTCCTCAAATTCTATTAGAGACAACTCAGAAGATATAA
- a CDS encoding recombinase family protein, with translation MSTDISKGQKLGYIRVSTFDQNPERQLESLDIDKKFVDKASGRSIDRPKLKELIAYARQGDTIIAYSMDRLARDLKDLRNLVEHFTSKDIKVQFIKENLTFSGDDSAMSNLLLSIMGGFAEFERNLIKERQLEGIALAKKKGLYKGGKRKLSDEQVLDLQRRSQDGEHKAKLAREFGIRRETVYQYLRLEVSAT, from the coding sequence ATGTCTACAGATATCAGCAAAGGACAAAAACTAGGATACATTAGAGTCAGCACATTTGATCAGAATCCTGAAAGGCAACTCGAGTCTTTGGATATAGATAAGAAGTTTGTGGATAAAGCTTCAGGTCGTAGCATCGACAGACCCAAACTAAAGGAGCTCATTGCATATGCTAGACAAGGTGATACCATCATTGCTTACAGCATGGATCGTTTAGCAAGAGACCTCAAAGACCTTCGAAACCTGGTTGAGCACTTTACTAGCAAAGACATCAAGGTGCAGTTCATTAAAGAGAACCTTACGTTTAGTGGTGATGACTCTGCTATGTCCAACCTATTGTTATCGATTATGGGAGGGTTTGCGGAGTTTGAGAGGAACCTCATCAAGGAAAGACAGCTAGAAGGAATCGCCTTAGCTAAGAAGAAAGGACTCTATAAAGGAGGGAAGCGAAAGCTGTCTGATGAACAGGTGCTTGATTTACAGAGACGATCACAGGATGGAGAACACAAAGCAAAGCTTGCTAGAGAGTTTGGCATTAGAAGGGAAACCGTCTATCAGTATCTGAGGCTCGAAGTCAGCGCTACTTAA